A single genomic interval of Geoalkalibacter sp. harbors:
- the eno gene encoding phosphopyruvate hydratase encodes MSEIKDIYAREILDSRGNPTVEVEVYLESGAMGRADVPSGASTGEREALELRDGDKARYLGKGVLKAVENVNEVIAEALIGWEASDQIGIDRKLLELDGTDFKSNLGANALLGVSLACAKAAAEEAGLPLYQYLGGANAKELPLPMMNIINGGAHADNNVDIQEFMIMPAGADSFKDALRMGAEIFHALKKVLKGRGYNTAVGDEGGFAPDLKSNEEALEVIMEAIKTAGYKPGDDVVLALDVAASELFKDGKYLLKNEKQPVKSATELIDFYEDLVNRYPIVSIEDGMAENDWDGWKQITERLGKRIQLIGDDLFVTNTKILKEGIDKGIANSILIKVNQIGTLTETLDAIEMAKRAGYTAVISHRSGETEDTTIADLAVATNAGQIKTGSLCRTDRVAKYNQLLRIEDELESVAVFRGMDVFYNLRK; translated from the coding sequence ATGAGTGAAATCAAGGACATCTACGCCCGGGAAATTCTCGATTCGCGCGGCAACCCCACGGTGGAAGTCGAAGTCTATCTGGAAAGCGGCGCCATGGGCCGCGCCGACGTGCCGAGCGGCGCATCCACCGGCGAGCGCGAAGCCCTTGAGCTGCGTGACGGAGACAAGGCCCGCTACCTGGGCAAGGGCGTGCTCAAGGCGGTGGAAAACGTCAACGAAGTGATCGCCGAAGCCCTCATCGGCTGGGAAGCCTCCGACCAGATCGGCATCGATCGCAAGCTGCTCGAACTCGACGGCACCGATTTCAAGAGCAATCTGGGCGCCAACGCCCTGCTCGGCGTCTCGCTGGCCTGCGCCAAGGCGGCCGCCGAGGAAGCCGGTCTGCCTCTCTATCAGTACCTCGGCGGCGCCAACGCCAAGGAGCTGCCCCTGCCCATGATGAACATCATCAACGGCGGCGCCCATGCCGACAACAACGTCGACATCCAGGAATTCATGATCATGCCCGCCGGGGCCGATTCCTTCAAGGACGCCCTGCGCATGGGCGCCGAGATCTTCCACGCCCTGAAAAAAGTCCTCAAGGGTCGCGGCTACAACACCGCCGTGGGCGACGAGGGTGGTTTCGCTCCCGACCTCAAGAGCAACGAGGAAGCCCTCGAAGTCATCATGGAGGCCATCAAGACCGCCGGCTACAAGCCCGGCGACGATGTGGTGCTGGCCCTCGACGTCGCGGCGTCCGAGTTGTTCAAGGACGGCAAGTACCTCCTGAAAAACGAAAAACAGCCGGTCAAGAGCGCAACCGAGCTCATTGATTTCTACGAGGACCTGGTCAACCGCTACCCCATCGTCTCCATCGAGGACGGCATGGCGGAAAACGACTGGGACGGCTGGAAGCAAATCACCGAGCGCCTCGGCAAGCGCATCCAACTGATCGGCGACGACCTCTTCGTCACCAACACCAAAATCCTCAAGGAAGGCATCGACAAAGGCATCGCCAACTCGATCCTGATCAAGGTCAACCAGATCGGCACCCTCACCGAAACCCTGGATGCCATCGAAATGGCCAAGCGCGCGGGCTACACCGCCGTCATCTCGCACCGCAGCGGCGAGACCGAGGACACCACCATCGCCGATCTGGCCGTGGCCACCAACGCCGGACAGATCAAAACCGGCTCCCTGTGCCGCACCGACCGCGTGGCCAAATACAACCAACTGCTGCGCATCGAGGACGAGTTGGAGAGCGTCGCGGTTTTCCGCGGCATGGATGTTTTCTACAACCTGCGCAAGTAA
- a CDS encoding beta-ketoacyl-ACP synthase III encodes MPDKPFVRILGTGRAVPEKILTNADLEKMVDTSDQWIIERTGIRTRHIAEPGTGVAQLAAAAARNALDDAGLGPQDIDLIIVGTVSGDYKFPATACLVQKELGAEKAAAFDVSAACSGFLYSLRLGESLIRTGDFRHALIIGGEVLTSQVDWSDRNTCTLFGDGAGAAVIGPSSDERGILAMHLASDGRHAELLINPGCGSANPPRPDNLHLHAIRMEGREVFRHAVAAMSDGLDQVLGKSGVRLEDIDLLIPHQANLRIIQAVGKKVGMPENRVYVNVDRFGNTSAASIPMAIDEARRSGRIAPGHLVAAVTFGAGFTWAAGLIRF; translated from the coding sequence ATGCCAGACAAACCTTTTGTACGAATTCTCGGCACAGGCCGTGCCGTTCCCGAGAAAATCCTGACCAACGCCGATCTGGAGAAGATGGTCGACACCTCGGACCAGTGGATCATCGAGCGCACGGGCATTCGCACCCGTCATATCGCCGAACCCGGCACCGGCGTGGCGCAGCTGGCCGCGGCGGCCGCCCGCAACGCGCTGGACGACGCCGGACTCGGGCCCCAGGACATCGATCTGATCATCGTCGGCACGGTGAGCGGCGATTATAAATTTCCCGCCACCGCTTGCCTGGTGCAAAAAGAACTCGGTGCCGAAAAGGCCGCGGCCTTCGATGTCTCTGCCGCCTGCTCGGGTTTTCTCTACAGTCTGCGTCTCGGCGAAAGCCTGATCCGCACCGGCGATTTTCGCCACGCCCTGATCATCGGCGGCGAAGTGCTGACCTCCCAGGTCGACTGGAGCGACCGCAACACCTGCACCCTCTTCGGCGACGGCGCCGGCGCCGCCGTCATCGGCCCCAGCAGCGACGAACGCGGCATCCTTGCCATGCATCTGGCCAGCGACGGCCGCCATGCCGAACTGCTCATCAATCCCGGCTGCGGCAGCGCCAATCCGCCGCGTCCCGACAACCTCCATCTGCACGCCATTCGCATGGAAGGTCGCGAGGTCTTTCGTCACGCGGTAGCCGCCATGAGCGACGGCCTGGATCAGGTTCTTGGAAAATCGGGGGTGCGGCTTGAGGACATCGACCTGCTCATTCCCCATCAGGCCAATCTGCGCATCATTCAGGCGGTGGGCAAAAAAGTGGGCATGCCCGAGAACCGGGTCTACGTCAACGTCGATCGGTTCGGCAACACCTCCGCCGCCTCGATTCCCATGGCCATCGACGAGGCACGCCGCTCGGGCCGCATCGCGCCGGGCCATCTGGTGGCGGCGGTCACCTTCGGCGCCGGCTTCACCTGGGCCGCGGGGCTGATCCGCTTCTAA
- a CDS encoding saccharopine dehydrogenase family protein, giving the protein MGKVLIIGAGGVSQVTTWKCAMLPEVFEEICLASRTKSKCDKIAAMLPRPIRTAQLDADNVEETVALIRDFQPDLVVNLALPYQDLSIMDACLATGVDYLDTANYEPPDTAKFEYSWQWAYHDRFKDKGIMALLGSGFDPGVTSVMTMHALKHHFDEIHTLDIIDCNAGSHGMPFATNFNPEINIREVTAKGRYYENGQWIETEPLSVKRPFEMPEGLGTLNIYLMYHEELESLAKFVPGLKRARFWMSFSDNYLKHLEVLQNVGMTGIEPVEFQGQQIIPLQFLKALLPDPASLGPLTKGYTCIGVMVDGIKDGKRRKYYIYNICDHQACYAEVKSQAISYTTGVPAMIGAKLMLTGAWRGEGVFNMEQFDPDPFMADLNRFGLPWKEVFDRSLED; this is encoded by the coding sequence ATGGGTAAAGTACTGATTATCGGCGCCGGCGGCGTCAGCCAGGTGACGACCTGGAAATGTGCCATGCTGCCTGAGGTTTTCGAGGAAATCTGCCTGGCCAGCCGCACCAAGTCCAAATGCGACAAGATCGCCGCCATGCTGCCGCGGCCCATCCGCACGGCACAGCTCGACGCGGACAATGTTGAAGAAACCGTTGCGTTGATCAGAGACTTTCAGCCCGACCTGGTGGTCAACCTGGCGCTGCCCTACCAGGATCTGTCCATCATGGATGCCTGCCTGGCGACCGGCGTCGACTACCTCGATACAGCCAATTACGAGCCGCCGGACACGGCGAAATTCGAATACAGCTGGCAGTGGGCCTATCACGACCGCTTCAAGGACAAGGGCATCATGGCCCTGCTCGGCAGCGGCTTTGATCCCGGCGTGACCAGCGTCATGACCATGCACGCGCTCAAGCATCATTTCGACGAAATCCATACCCTCGACATCATCGACTGCAACGCCGGCAGCCACGGGATGCCCTTCGCCACCAACTTCAATCCGGAGATCAACATCCGCGAGGTCACGGCCAAGGGACGCTATTACGAAAACGGCCAGTGGATTGAAACCGAGCCTCTCTCGGTCAAGCGTCCCTTCGAGATGCCCGAGGGCCTGGGCACCCTCAACATCTACTTGATGTACCACGAGGAGCTCGAATCCCTCGCCAAGTTCGTTCCCGGCCTCAAGCGCGCCCGCTTCTGGATGAGCTTTTCCGACAATTATCTCAAGCACCTGGAAGTCCTGCAAAATGTCGGGATGACGGGCATCGAGCCCGTCGAATTCCAGGGCCAGCAGATTATCCCCCTGCAGTTCCTCAAGGCGCTGTTGCCCGACCCGGCCTCCCTCGGCCCCCTGACCAAGGGCTACACTTGCATCGGCGTGATGGTCGACGGCATCAAGGATGGCAAGCGGCGCAAATATTACATCTACAACATCTGCGACCATCAGGCCTGCTACGCCGAGGTCAAGTCTCAGGCCATCTCCTACACCACGGGCGTTCCGGCCATGATCGGCGCCAAACTCATGCTGACCGGCGCCTGGCGCGGGGAGGGGGTGTTCAACATGGAGCAGTTCGATCCCGATCCCTTCATGGCCGACCTCAACCGCTTCGGCTTGCCCTGGAAAGAGGTCTTCGACCGAAGCCTGGAAGACTGA
- a CDS encoding HD family phosphohydrolase translates to MTRNPRKQDGGGARGLWPVARPLNERQQNRILLLLLCLTLTVIIMPKGGFIPDYYSPGDISTRDVKAPREMLIPDQALTEKRRIEAEEAVRPLYDFDRRAGRETAAHLERALRLLAAEADKGEPGPGVKQAVEDALDVTLSEEQFAALVQIEFSDPLLEGLRNALMVTLSAKIVANRKLFEADAEKGVVVRDLEALQDLAAFKGEEVLGMGEAQEALRGHLRNLPEVSARQRDLLFDITQKMLRPTLTFNKNETEQRRREAGEAVKPVFFQIKKGEMIVREGERVSEEQIKKLRALNEVGNDFSLLSMGLGLFFSTLLLMVAGHRFALRNIRKYRPNSRDLLFISLVFIGLFILLKLGIFVATALESAFPYIESTSYHYAFPFAVGAMLIRLVLNSEVALVFAAVCAILIGILFGNNLIIAGFALVSSITGAHWVRQCKTRATLYRAGMWVALANVGLVVALHFLAGRTLELHLLHKIGFALLGGFLCAIIVNGTIPLVESLFKYTTDIKLLELANMNAPVLRELMVQAPGTYHHSIIVGNLVEAAAEAINANPLLARVAAYYHDIGKIKKPLYFIENTGNAANRHDKLAPSMSALILMAHVKDGVELARENKLGEPLVDIIRQHHGTALIKYFYDKAKSKEDPGMQQVDERDYRYPGPRPQTREAALIMLADAVEAASRTLTEPTPARIQGMVQKIINNIFIDGQLDECELTLKDLHNIAKSFNRILAGIFHHRIDYPEPAYKERDRDGGKKKNGEDSNREPAKEAKDREAPAAKGSTEDLKRLGMS, encoded by the coding sequence ATGACCAGAAACCCACGAAAACAGGATGGCGGCGGCGCACGCGGTCTTTGGCCGGTGGCGCGACCCCTGAATGAGCGGCAGCAGAACCGCATTCTGCTGCTCCTGCTGTGTCTGACCCTCACGGTCATCATCATGCCGAAGGGTGGATTCATCCCCGACTATTACAGTCCCGGCGATATCTCCACGCGCGACGTGAAAGCTCCGCGCGAAATGCTCATCCCCGATCAGGCCCTCACCGAAAAACGCCGCATCGAAGCCGAGGAAGCGGTGCGCCCCCTGTATGATTTCGACAGGCGCGCCGGTCGCGAAACGGCCGCGCATCTGGAGCGCGCCCTGCGTCTGCTGGCTGCGGAGGCGGACAAGGGCGAACCCGGACCGGGCGTCAAGCAGGCGGTGGAAGATGCCCTGGACGTCACGCTGAGCGAAGAGCAATTCGCCGCCCTGGTCCAGATCGAATTCAGCGACCCTCTGCTCGAGGGCCTGCGCAATGCCCTGATGGTGACTCTTTCCGCCAAAATCGTGGCGAATCGCAAGCTCTTCGAGGCCGATGCGGAAAAGGGCGTGGTGGTGCGCGATCTTGAAGCGTTGCAGGATCTCGCGGCCTTCAAGGGCGAGGAGGTGCTGGGCATGGGCGAGGCTCAGGAAGCCCTGCGCGGCCATCTCAGAAACTTGCCCGAGGTCTCGGCGCGCCAGCGTGACCTGCTCTTCGACATCACCCAGAAAATGTTGCGCCCCACCCTGACGTTCAACAAGAATGAAACCGAACAACGGCGCCGCGAAGCGGGCGAAGCGGTCAAGCCGGTTTTTTTTCAGATCAAGAAAGGCGAAATGATCGTTCGCGAGGGCGAGCGGGTGTCCGAGGAGCAGATCAAAAAGCTGCGTGCCCTCAATGAGGTGGGCAACGATTTCAGTCTTCTGAGCATGGGGCTGGGGTTGTTTTTCTCGACCCTGCTGCTGATGGTCGCCGGCCATCGCTTCGCCCTGCGCAACATCCGCAAATATCGGCCCAACAGCCGCGATCTGCTCTTCATCTCCCTGGTTTTCATCGGTCTGTTCATACTTCTCAAGCTGGGAATTTTTGTCGCCACGGCCCTGGAAAGCGCTTTTCCCTACATCGAATCGACCAGTTACCACTATGCCTTTCCCTTTGCCGTCGGGGCCATGCTGATCCGCCTGGTGCTCAACTCGGAGGTGGCCCTGGTTTTCGCAGCGGTGTGCGCCATTCTCATCGGGATTCTCTTCGGCAACAATCTCATCATCGCCGGTTTCGCCCTGGTAAGCAGCATCACCGGCGCCCATTGGGTGCGCCAGTGCAAGACCCGCGCGACCCTCTATCGGGCCGGTATGTGGGTCGCGTTGGCTAATGTGGGTCTGGTCGTCGCGCTGCATTTTCTCGCCGGTCGCACCCTGGAACTGCACCTGCTGCATAAAATCGGTTTTGCCCTGCTGGGCGGATTTTTGTGCGCGATCATCGTCAACGGCACCATTCCTCTGGTCGAATCCCTGTTCAAATACACCACCGATATCAAGCTGCTCGAACTGGCCAACATGAATGCGCCGGTGCTGCGCGAGCTCATGGTGCAGGCGCCCGGCACCTACCATCATTCCATCATCGTCGGCAATCTGGTGGAGGCCGCCGCCGAGGCGATCAACGCCAATCCCCTGCTGGCCAGGGTGGCGGCTTACTACCATGATATCGGCAAGATCAAAAAGCCCCTGTATTTCATCGAAAATACCGGCAACGCCGCCAATCGTCACGACAAACTCGCCCCCTCCATGAGCGCGCTGATTCTCATGGCCCACGTCAAGGACGGTGTGGAACTGGCTCGCGAAAACAAGCTCGGCGAACCTCTGGTCGACATCATTCGCCAGCACCACGGCACCGCGCTTATCAAGTATTTTTACGACAAGGCCAAAAGCAAGGAAGATCCCGGCATGCAACAGGTCGACGAGCGCGACTATCGCTACCCCGGGCCGCGACCCCAGACCCGCGAGGCGGCGCTGATCATGCTGGCCGATGCCGTCGAGGCGGCGAGCCGCACGCTCACCGAACCGACCCCGGCGCGCATTCAGGGCATGGTGCAGAAGATCATCAACAATATCTTCATCGACGGGCAACTCGACGAGTGCGAGTTGACCCTCAAGGATCTGCATAATATCGCCAAGAGTTTCAACCGCATCCTGGCCGGCATCTTCCATCACCGGATCGATTATCCGGAGCCGGCCTACAAGGAGCGCGACCGCGACGGGGGCAAGAAGAAAAACGGTGAGGATTCAAATCGAGAACCGGCAAAGGAAGCAAAAGATCGAGAAGCGCCTGCTGCGAAAGGTAGCACAGAGGATCTTAAACGCCTTGGGATGTCCTAA
- a CDS encoding PhoH family protein, with the protein MYLEESDTSGRFRIEDQGLAVLLFGQQNRNLKQIERILGVRLSSRGSELSIQGDPLQVALAQRLLEQLLELLREGYPLFPPDIDYAVRILSADSRARLKDIFLDTIFVSFRKKIISPKSLSQKAYIDAIRHSDVVFGIGPAGTGKTYLAMAMGVSFLMSKEVSRIVLVRPAVEAGEKLGFLPGDLVEKVNPYLRPLYDALYDMLGFEKGQGLIEKGVVEVAPLAFMRGRTLNDAFVILDEAQNTTPEQMKMFLTRLGFGSRAVVTGDATQTDLPTGKASGLMEAMRILKGIDRITFNHFTDADVVRHPIVQAIVQAYDRASLKSEEK; encoded by the coding sequence ATGTACTTGGAAGAAAGCGATACAAGCGGCCGTTTCCGGATTGAAGATCAGGGCCTGGCCGTCCTGCTGTTCGGACAGCAGAACCGAAACCTCAAGCAAATCGAGAGGATTCTTGGGGTGCGCCTTAGCTCCCGGGGTAGCGAACTCTCCATTCAGGGCGATCCCCTGCAGGTCGCCCTGGCGCAGCGTCTGCTTGAACAGTTGCTGGAGCTGTTGCGCGAGGGCTATCCCCTTTTTCCCCCCGATATCGATTATGCCGTGCGCATTCTCAGTGCCGATTCCCGGGCGCGGCTCAAGGATATTTTTCTCGATACCATTTTTGTCTCCTTCCGCAAGAAAATCATCTCGCCCAAAAGTCTCTCGCAGAAAGCCTACATCGATGCCATTCGCCACAGCGACGTGGTTTTCGGCATCGGCCCGGCCGGGACCGGCAAGACTTATCTGGCCATGGCCATGGGCGTATCCTTTCTCATGAGCAAGGAAGTCAGCCGCATCGTGCTGGTGCGCCCGGCGGTGGAGGCGGGCGAGAAACTGGGATTTCTGCCCGGCGATCTCGTCGAGAAGGTCAATCCCTACCTGCGCCCCCTCTATGATGCCCTCTATGATATGCTGGGCTTTGAAAAGGGGCAGGGGCTCATCGAAAAGGGCGTGGTCGAGGTCGCGCCCCTGGCCTTTATGCGCGGACGCACCCTCAATGACGCCTTCGTGATTCTCGACGAGGCGCAGAACACCACTCCCGAGCAGATGAAAATGTTTTTGACGCGCCTTGGCTTCGGCAGCCGCGCGGTGGTGACCGGCGATGCCACCCAGACCGATCTGCCCACGGGCAAGGCGTCGGGACTGATGGAGGCGATGCGGATTCTCAAGGGTATCGATCGTATTACCTTCAACCATTTCACCGATGCCGATGTGGTGCGTCATCCCATCGTCCAGGCGATCGTGCAGGCCTATGACCGCGCAAGCCTGAAATCCGAGGAGAAGTGA